In the genome of Doryrhamphus excisus isolate RoL2022-K1 chromosome 11, RoL_Dexc_1.0, whole genome shotgun sequence, one region contains:
- the usp28 gene encoding ubiquitin carboxyl-terminal hydrolase 28 isoform X2 yields the protein MGWVGISPHQRCSSTKTSQSEMLINQLREITGVQDPQILCRALKASRGDIGHAVGLLTTQPAEVRDAGEPQESGTPGVPWEGQKGDRDELQTAIELSLQESHNAQEEERAFHRALEASAEENSARSKRKRCEAQSDMCNPADWIRQDDWPVGIRNVGNTCWFSAVIQSLFHLPVFRRLVLNYHLSEQILDKCKSHADKRNIAFMQELRCLFALMVGSTRRFVDPSAAVELLRDAFRTSEAQQDVSEFSHKLLDWLEDAFQLAANGDPTDKLQNPMVQLFYGTFVTERKQEGKILCNIEQFGQYPLQVNGFNNLDECLEGAMVEREIESLHTDHNAPCGRERWFKKLPPVLTFELSRFEFNTQLGRPEKIHKKLEFPQIIYMDRYLHKNLQSTHERRGEVKKLKEQLATLQQKLECYKNYGSGPSKYPLADMLQFVLEFASTKPASVSPAEDTRPPSSSPTPPSHPLSENISQDSSDPADEEQGLISSCQRTPIYKPFTQCRHPADCPPHPAPHSITDEELYFVKTCLQRWRMEVENDINELKANIDRLSQTLEGMYSDNSLCQVPYKLHAVLVHEGQASAGHYWAYIYDHINQRWMKYNDISITESSWEELERDSFGGMTNASAYCLMYIDNRLPHLITDDTDDETGQVLHGMDSLPPILRRYVHQDNRWFQQELSEWEEQLCQAAAPQGESSLSPAEPPKASIDDTQHSAPVEPAPQSGPQTDEPAQGAALEPQPEVQRDEEPAGPTEEAEVTTPPQTSDCHADESEFTDSDTHTPSQRSTTTTATEMESHRQTPGPEVELSSSQPPCNLLLKKEDREEKEEEESQHDPEPSSEEPTQYEADRKDEEPQEEQVPARRRQAENEVSEVEIPNVGRIMVRADADGYNEEMMLTPAMQGIILAIAKARQTFDTEGPEAGLIKAFHEEYSRLYELAQEETTPREDARLQHALVYFFQNKAPKRIIERTLLEQFTDRNLSFDERAISIMREARAKLRLIKPEDMDMDEYMQWHDDYRMFRTVFVYLLTGLEHYQHGKMREALTYLAHAYDANATLLRSGEKRGVETSLIALYRRKCLITLNESATRLFASGEENKVEEGVAIMDEVVIPCLHLMSRESQLSQEDRDTMESIRSQWCCCLGQDMDDSLQMKLGEFLPRVLDCSAETVVLKDPPKVHVNQAHDLCSRLAAVMESIHNTSVVIVK from the exons AGTGAGATGCTGATCAACCAGCTAAGGGAGATCACCGGTGTCCAGGATCCACAGATTCTCTGTAGAGCGTTAAAG GCCAGTCGGGGTGACATTGGACATGCTGTCGGGCTACTGACCACCCAGCCAGCAGAAGTTCGGGATGCCGGAGAACCACAAGAGTCTGGGACGCCTGGTGTTCCCTGGGAGGGACAGAAAG GAGATCGCGACGAACTGCAGACCGCCATAGAGCTCAGCCTGCAGGAGTCCCACAACGCTCAAGAAGAGGAGAGAGCGTTCCATCG GGCTCTGGAGGCCAGTGCCGAGGAGAACTCTGCGAGAAGCAAGAGGAAGAGATGTGAGGCCCAGAGCGACATGTGCAACCCCGCAGACTGGATCCGCCAGGACGACTGGCCCGTCGGCATTCGCAACGTGGGAAACACCTGCTGGTTCAGCGCCGTCATCCAG TCGCTGTTCCACCTGCCTGTGTTCAGAAGGCTGGTTCTCAACTACCATCTGTCTGAGCAAATCCTGGACAAGTGTAAAAGCCACGCG GACAAGAGGAACATTGCCTTCATGCAGGAGCTGCGGTGTCTCTTCGCCCTCATGGTGGGCTCCACTCGCAGGTTTGTCGACCCCTCCGCTGCTGTAGAGCTGCTGCGAGATGCTTTCAGGACCAGTGAGGCCCAGCAG GATGTAAGCGAGTTCTCCCACAAGTTGCTTGACTGGCTAGAGGATGCCTTTCAGCTTGCCGCCAATGGAGA CCCAACAGATAAGCTGCAAAACCCAATGGTGCAACTTTTCTATGGCACATTTGTAACTGAGAGGAAGCAAGAGG GTAAAATCCTCTGCAACATTGAGCAGTTTGGCCAGTACCCCCTGCAAGTAAATGGCTTCAACAACCTGGATGAGTGCCTGGAAGGCGCCATGGTGGAGAGGGAGATTGAGTCGCTCCACACCGATCATAACGCTCCATGTGGTCGAGAG AGATGGTTCAAGAAGTTGCCGCCTGTTTTGACGTTTGAACTGTCCAGGTTTGAGTTCAACACTCAGCTGGGCCGCCCGGAGAAGATACACAAGAAACTGGAGTTTCCACAAATCATCTACATGGACAG ATACCTTCATAAAAACTTACAGTCCACACATGAGAGGAGAGGTGAAGTGAAAAAGCTGAAGGAGCAGCTTGCAACCCTCCAACAGAAACTTGAATG CTACAAGAATTACGGCTCGGGACCCAGCAAGTATCCTCTGGCCGACATGCTTCAGTTTGTGTTGGAGTTTGCATCCACTAAGCCCGCCAGTGTTTCCCCAGCTGAAGACACCAGACCACCTTCTTCTTCGCCCACTCCTCCCAGCCACCCCCTCAGTGAGAACATCAGCCAAGACAGCAG TGACCCTGCAGATGAGGAGCAAGGCCTCATTTCCAGCTGCCAACGCACCCCCATATACAAGCCCTTCACCCAGTGCAGACACCCTGCTGACTGCCCACCCCATCCTGCCCCCCACAGCATTACAGACGAGGAGCTGTACTTTGTTAAGACCTGCCTACAGCGTTGGAGGATGGAGGTGGAGAACGACATCAATG AACTAAAAGCCAACATTGACAGGCTCAGTCAGACGCTGGAGGGCATGTACTCAGACAACAGCCTCTGCCAG GTACCCTACAAACTGCACGCAGTACTTGTGCATGAGGGCCAGGCCTCAGCAGGCCACTATTGGGCATACATTTATGACCACATCAACCAGCGCTGGATGAAGTACAACGACATCAGTATCACAGAGTCCTCGTGGGAAGAGCTGGAGCGAGACTCTTTCGGGGGGATGACCAACGCCAGTGCCTACTGCCTCATGTACATCGACAACAGGCTACCCCACCTCATCACTG ACGACACAGATGATGAGACAGGCCAGGTTCTGCATGGCATGGACTCGCTGCCGCCCATCCTGAGACGCTATGTGCACCAAGACAACCGCTGGTTCCAGCAGGAGCTCAGCGAGTGGGAGGAGCAGCTGTGTCAGGCGGCGGCGCCCCAAGGGGAGTCCTCGCTAAGTCCTGCCGAGCCCCCCAAAGCCAGCATAGATGACACACAGCATTCTGCACCCGTCGAGCCAGCACCACAGTCAGGACCTCAGACTGATGAGCCTGCTCAGGGGGCTGCTTTGGAACCACAACCAGAGGTTCAGAGGGATGAGGAGCCGGCAGGACCAACAGAAG AAGCAGAGGTCACGACACCACCACAGACGTCTGACTGCCATGCAGATGAGAGCGAGTTCACagacagtgacacacacacgcccAGCCAGcgttccaccaccaccacggctACTGAGATGGAGTCTCACAGACAG ACTCCTGGCCCTGAAGTGGAGCTCAGTAGCAGTCAGCCACCTTGCAACCTCTTGCTAAAGAAAGAGGACAGagaggagaaagaagaagaagaatctcAACATGACCCGGAGCCCTCCTCTGAGGAGCCTACTCAGTATGAAGCAGATCGGAAGGACGAGGAGCCACAGGAGGAGCAGGTCCCTGCAAGACGGCGACAGGCAGAGAATGAGGTCTCTGAGGTGGAGATCCCCAATGTGGGAAGAATCATGGTGAGGGCTGATGCAGATGGATACAATGAAGAG ATGATGCTGACTCCAGCTATGCAGGGCATCATCCTGGCCATTGCAAAGGCCAGACAAACATTCGACACAGAAGGTCCCGAGGCTGGACTCATTAAG GCCTTCCACGAAGAGTACTCCCGCTTGTACGAGCTTGCGCAGGAGGAGACAACACCGCGGGAGGATGCTCGTCTGCAGCACGCTCTGGTTTACTTCTTTCAGAACAAGGCGCCCAAGCGCATCATAGAGAGGACGCTGCTGGAGCAGTTCACTGACCGCAACCTCAGCTTTGATGAAAG AGCCATCAGCATCATGAGGGAAGCCCGAGCCAAGCTTCGCCTCATCAAGCCAGAGGACATGGATATGGATGAGTACATG CAGTGGCATGATGACTACAGAATGTTCCGGACCGTGTTTGTCTACCTGCTAACCGGACTGGAGCACTACCAGCACGGGAA GATGCGGGAGGCTCTGACCTACCTGGCTCACGCGTACGACGCCAACGCCACTCTGCTCAGGAGCGGAGAGAAACGTGGCGTGGAAACGTCACTTATTGCACTTTACAGGAGGAAATGCCTCATC ACTCTGAACGAAAGCGCGACACGCCTCTTTGCCAGTGGGGAGGAGAACAAGGTGGAGGAGGGCGTGGCCATCATGGACGAGGTGGTCATTCCCTGCCTGCATCTCATGAGCCGTGAGTCGCAGCTATCGCAGGAGGACCGTGACACGATGGAAAGCATCCGCAGCCAGTGGTGCTGCTGTCTGGGCCAGGACATGGATG ACTCGCTGCAGATGAAACTGGGTGAGTTTCTGCCAAGGGTTCTGGACTGCTCGGCTGAGACGGTGGTACTTAAAGACCCCCCTAAAGTCCATGTGAACCAGGCCCACGACCTGTGCAGTCGCCTGGCTGCCGTCATGGAGTCTATCCACAACACCTCAGTGGTCATTGTCAAGTAA